From a region of the Candidatus Fusobacterium pullicola genome:
- the folK gene encoding 2-amino-4-hydroxy-6-hydroxymethyldihydropteridine diphosphokinase: MDKIYINNLEFIGFHGVFPEEKKLGQKFLVSLELIVDTKEAGKTGDLTKSVHYGLVAQDVERVFLEKSIDLIETCAENIAEMVLKKYELVKEVKVTVKKPWAPLQMHFENVAVEISRKWHKVYLSLGSNMGDKRENLLEAIKRVGELENTEVVKSSTILETEPFGYIEQDNFLNACLEVKTLLTPQEFLSSILKIELDMGRVREIKWGPRVIDIDILFYDAEIIQEDNLAVPHPWICEREFVLEPLSEIAPNYVHPLERKTIMMLARKLKESGKGNGD; this comes from the coding sequence ATGGATAAAATATATATAAATAATTTAGAGTTTATAGGATTTCATGGAGTATTTCCTGAGGAGAAAAAATTAGGGCAAAAATTTTTGGTATCTTTAGAGCTTATTGTAGATACAAAAGAGGCTGGGAAAACAGGTGATTTAACAAAATCAGTTCACTATGGACTGGTAGCTCAAGATGTGGAGAGAGTATTCTTAGAGAAGAGTATAGATTTAATAGAGACATGTGCTGAAAATATAGCAGAGATGGTATTAAAGAAATATGAGCTAGTGAAGGAGGTTAAGGTTACAGTAAAAAAACCTTGGGCTCCTCTACAGATGCATTTTGAAAATGTAGCTGTAGAGATTAGTAGAAAATGGCATAAAGTTTATCTATCTCTTGGAAGTAATATGGGAGATAAGAGAGAAAATCTTCTAGAAGCTATAAAAAGAGTTGGAGAACTAGAGAATACAGAGGTAGTAAAGAGTAGTACAATATTAGAAACAGAGCCATTTGGATATATAGAACAGGATAATTTTTTAAATGCATGTCTAGAGGTAAAAACGCTACTGACACCTCAAGAGTTTCTTAGCTCTATATTAAAAATAGAGCTAGATATGGGAAGAGTAAGAGAGATAAAATGGGGACCTAGAGTAATAGATATAGATATACTTTTTTATGATGCTGAGATAATTCAAGAGGATAATTTAGCTGTTCCTCATCCTTGGATATGTGAAAGAGAATTTGTCTTAGAACCATTATCTGAAATAGCACCTAACTATGTACATCCATTAGAGAGAAAAACTATAATGATGTTAGCTAGAAAATTGAAAGAGAGTGGTAAAGGGAATGGAGATTAA